Proteins found in one Litorihabitans aurantiacus genomic segment:
- a CDS encoding glycoside hydrolase family 1 protein: MTTTPGAEQRHTATPARLASPWPAPRTDVERTFPPTFAWGTATAAYQIEGAHHTGGRTDSIWDHFSRIPGRVVNGDTGEIACDHYHRYPADVALMRDLGVGTYRFSTSWARVRPDGGAVSAAGLDFYDRLVDELLGAGIAPWLTLYHWDLPQALEERGGWRNRDTASLFAEYALDVHAALGDRVHSWTTLNEPWCSAFLGHAAGEHAPGMRQDAEALRAMHHLLLAHGHGVAALRAADPSLELGITLNFSRFAPLDPAREADRDMARRFWDGMAGCFAGPIFAGAYPEGFLADVADIWPADLVRDGDLELISAPIDVLGVNYYNSSVVAAPGGDLPDGAVSDGMVHAGPPGPPDAPGAEGPLPWIAARDAIWIETDVVSTEMGWENHPGAFRDLLVEIDRDLTGPAGTHLVITENGAAYPDDRVGSDGEIDDADRITYLREHIAAVHEAIEAGADVRGYLQWTLLDNFEWAHGYGKRFGVVHVDRETLARTPKASARWYSRVMSTGTLEAVPGTRPTDGRDA; the protein is encoded by the coding sequence GTGACCACCACCCCGGGCGCAGAGCAGCGCCACACCGCCACCCCCGCCCGTCTCGCCTCCCCGTGGCCGGCGCCGCGCACCGACGTCGAGCGCACCTTCCCGCCCACGTTCGCTTGGGGCACGGCGACGGCGGCCTACCAGATCGAGGGTGCCCACCACACCGGCGGCCGCACCGACTCGATCTGGGACCACTTCTCCCGCATCCCGGGCAGGGTCGTGAACGGCGACACGGGCGAGATCGCCTGCGACCACTACCACCGCTATCCGGCCGACGTCGCGCTCATGCGCGACCTCGGGGTGGGCACGTACCGGTTCTCGACGTCGTGGGCGCGCGTGCGGCCCGACGGCGGCGCCGTCAGCGCGGCGGGCCTGGACTTCTACGACCGGCTGGTGGACGAGCTGCTCGGGGCGGGGATCGCGCCCTGGCTGACGCTGTACCACTGGGACCTGCCGCAGGCGCTGGAGGAGCGCGGTGGCTGGCGCAACCGTGACACGGCGTCGCTGTTCGCGGAGTACGCCCTCGACGTCCACGCCGCGCTAGGCGACCGCGTGCACAGCTGGACCACGCTGAACGAGCCCTGGTGCTCCGCGTTCCTCGGCCACGCCGCGGGTGAGCACGCCCCGGGGATGCGCCAGGACGCCGAGGCCCTGCGCGCGATGCACCACCTCCTGCTGGCGCACGGCCACGGTGTGGCGGCGCTGCGCGCGGCCGACCCTTCGCTCGAGCTCGGCATCACGCTGAACTTCTCGCGGTTCGCACCGCTGGATCCCGCCCGTGAGGCGGACCGCGACATGGCGCGCCGCTTCTGGGACGGCATGGCGGGCTGCTTCGCCGGCCCGATCTTCGCGGGCGCCTACCCGGAGGGCTTCCTCGCCGACGTCGCCGACATCTGGCCGGCCGACCTCGTGCGCGACGGCGACCTCGAGTTGATCTCGGCCCCGATCGACGTGCTCGGGGTGAACTACTACAACTCCTCGGTGGTGGCCGCGCCCGGCGGCGACCTCCCCGACGGCGCGGTCTCCGACGGCATGGTGCACGCCGGACCGCCCGGACCTCCGGACGCCCCCGGCGCGGAGGGTCCGCTCCCGTGGATCGCGGCCCGCGACGCGATCTGGATCGAGACCGACGTGGTCAGCACCGAGATGGGCTGGGAGAACCACCCGGGTGCGTTCCGCGACCTGCTGGTCGAGATCGACCGCGACCTCACGGGCCCGGCGGGCACGCACCTCGTGATCACCGAGAACGGTGCGGCCTACCCCGACGACCGCGTCGGCTCCGACGGCGAGATCGACGACGCCGACCGCATCACCTACCTGCGCGAGCACATCGCCGCGGTGCACGAGGCGATCGAGGCCGGAGCCGACGTGCGCGGCTACCTGCAGTGGACGCTGCTGGACAACTTCGAGTGGGCGCACGGCTACGGCAAGCGGTTCGGCGTCGTGCACGTCGACCGCGAGACGCTCGCGCGCACCCCGAAGGCCAGCGCCCGCTGGTACTCCCGGGTGATGTCGACCGGCACGCTCGAGGCCGTGCCCGGCACCCGCCCCACCGACGGAAGAGACGCATGA
- a CDS encoding SufE family protein: protein MTDELPAALAAIREDFLALTVPDRLQLLLEFANGLPDLPAEYADRPELLEPVPECQSPIAFFTALEDDAEAPGGHRVRFHASAPRGAPTSRGFAGILAEGIDGLTPAEVDAVPSDYPLTLGLAEAVSPLRLRGMTALLTRTKRQVAERVAAL from the coding sequence GTGACCGACGAGCTGCCCGCGGCCCTGGCCGCCATACGCGAGGACTTCCTCGCCCTGACCGTGCCCGACCGGCTGCAGCTGCTGCTCGAGTTCGCGAACGGTCTGCCGGACCTGCCGGCGGAGTACGCCGACCGGCCGGAGCTGCTCGAGCCCGTGCCGGAGTGCCAGTCGCCCATCGCGTTCTTCACGGCGCTCGAGGACGACGCCGAGGCGCCGGGTGGCCACCGCGTCCGCTTCCACGCCTCGGCGCCGCGGGGTGCTCCGACGTCGCGCGGCTTCGCCGGCATCCTCGCCGAGGGGATCGACGGGCTCACCCCCGCCGAGGTCGACGCCGTGCCCAGCGACTACCCGCTCACGCTCGGCCTCGCAGAGGCCGTCTCGCCGCTGCGGCTGAGGGGGATGACGGCGCTGCTCACCCGGACCAAGCGGCAGGTCGCGGAGCGCGTCGCGGCGCTCTGA